In one window of Marispirochaeta aestuarii DNA:
- a CDS encoding glycoside hydrolase family 36 protein has translation MRFIPENSSVVYSRHQHTKTPQSLSGRWPQENDDLKLVLEEERENESPRYRFVLSARQDLFIRTLSLTGRLEGTLRPVSLLSEGGQSRSHVEILGPADRQISAGSPWVQTGAKSGEHVSSGLVLLSDGLNPDLILAQEAPFQEYTSFTVNSGRQPVRISLIWHVERAVEAAQVYSTGWTAQSSGTGELLLREWSIRNAGKLPARTAPKQEPPMLCCPMQRRSAELTVDYLRRQLNAAREKQIPFDVIMIEEGWQRSIGDWTATSEQFGADLPRISREIGEAGFTPGLWLAPFVAARESDPFTNPGWLLRNEKGKPVEADCYPRRKTRMFALDITHPEVAEHIAGIIRTLTREWGFKYLKLDFLEAASLKGKRHNDKLTPAQILTRGLQQIREAAGDDVHLAGSGLPFPAGAGVLDSVNVSPEILPQQKKARLSRMMNARTARDEGRFIQNLVLRSHLNRTFWFNDAAYLSFLYPGAENGTREAEELSTAVTHSGGSLFVSDDLSLYGEEEIARIKNSVTAARELSTGQTTPLRIFSDPGICTVYNDQGCIVIFNLNQTESTIELRLSPYRKLLEPYNSYRPFEGAEDHPLEAPRNITLKPREYKRILLRSV, from the coding sequence ATGCGTTTTATTCCCGAAAACTCTTCAGTTGTCTATTCCCGTCATCAGCATACAAAAACCCCGCAGTCCCTGTCCGGACGCTGGCCCCAGGAAAACGACGATCTCAAGCTTGTGCTTGAAGAGGAGAGGGAGAACGAATCACCCCGCTATCGTTTTGTTCTGAGCGCCAGACAGGATCTTTTTATTCGCACCCTCAGCCTGACCGGAAGACTGGAAGGAACCCTGCGTCCCGTTTCCCTGCTGAGTGAGGGCGGCCAGTCCCGGAGCCATGTCGAGATTCTTGGTCCTGCGGACAGACAGATTTCCGCCGGATCTCCCTGGGTTCAGACAGGCGCTAAATCCGGAGAACACGTATCATCCGGTCTGGTCCTGCTCTCCGACGGGCTGAATCCCGACCTCATACTCGCCCAGGAAGCTCCTTTCCAGGAATATACCTCTTTTACGGTAAACAGCGGCAGGCAGCCGGTACGCATAAGCCTGATCTGGCACGTGGAACGGGCGGTGGAGGCGGCTCAGGTATATTCAACCGGCTGGACAGCCCAATCCTCCGGAACAGGTGAACTGCTGCTGCGGGAATGGAGCATCCGGAATGCCGGGAAGCTCCCCGCCAGGACCGCCCCGAAACAGGAGCCTCCGATGCTGTGCTGTCCGATGCAGCGCAGATCCGCGGAACTTACTGTGGACTATCTTCGCCGCCAACTGAACGCCGCCCGGGAAAAGCAGATTCCCTTCGACGTCATTATGATCGAAGAAGGATGGCAGAGGTCAATCGGCGACTGGACTGCCACATCAGAGCAGTTTGGTGCGGATCTTCCCAGGATTTCCCGGGAAATCGGAGAAGCCGGTTTTACCCCCGGATTGTGGCTTGCTCCCTTTGTCGCTGCCAGGGAATCCGACCCGTTCACGAACCCCGGATGGCTGCTGCGGAACGAGAAAGGTAAACCCGTGGAAGCTGACTGCTATCCGCGGCGGAAAACGAGAATGTTCGCACTGGATATTACACACCCCGAGGTGGCCGAGCACATCGCAGGGATCATCAGGACCCTCACCCGGGAGTGGGGCTTTAAATATCTCAAGCTCGATTTTCTTGAAGCCGCTTCCCTCAAGGGAAAACGCCATAACGATAAACTCACCCCCGCCCAGATCCTTACCCGCGGACTGCAGCAGATCCGGGAAGCTGCGGGAGACGACGTGCATCTTGCCGGAAGCGGACTTCCCTTTCCGGCAGGGGCTGGAGTTCTTGATTCCGTAAACGTCAGCCCGGAGATTCTGCCGCAGCAGAAAAAAGCGCGGCTTTCCAGAATGATGAATGCCCGGACTGCCCGGGATGAGGGCCGGTTCATACAGAATCTGGTACTTCGAAGCCACTTAAACAGGACTTTCTGGTTCAATGACGCTGCATACCTGAGTTTTCTGTACCCCGGCGCTGAAAACGGCACCAGGGAAGCAGAGGAACTCTCTACAGCAGTTACCCACAGCGGAGGAAGCCTCTTTGTATCCGATGATCTGAGCCTCTATGGAGAGGAGGAGATCGCCCGGATCAAAAACAGCGTTACGGCAGCCAGGGAACTCAGCACGGGGCAGACGACTCCTCTGCGGATCTTCAGCGATCCGGGAATCTGCACGGTTTATAATGATCAGGGATGCATAGTCATTTTCAATCTCAACCAGACTGAAAGCACCATCGAACTGAGGCTGTCGCCTTACAGAAAGCTTTTGGAACCCTATAATTCCTACCGCCCCTTTGAAGGTGCCGAGGACCATCCCCTGGAAGCGCCTCGAAACATTACCCTGAAACCCCGGGAATACAAACGGATACTGCTGCGCAGTGTTTAA
- a CDS encoding methyl-accepting chemotaxis protein, with protein sequence MKLKQQFLLIVGIPILGILLIFVTGYYSFTSLGKEVDFLTAIQQDRATLLNADRDAFQGFLAERMALDSTDIQELESLDADNLENLDQAWERAVGPSKNFTRDMEPEFERFTQEYEKWKERSRAILSIAVSTADEMVLIQEAADRTSAAFDEMRELINLLGENIDGLLSGNLSAARRRSLEQALSLTLNADRDAYQAYVARLRALSATSQKDLDLFTGENEENIQQTLERFTSAVDIVGSGTAQLAQSFSSASEAWIRESNTVFSKLHEVFDDKDEQARLAVESDEAFNTMRTSIDVLGNLQEERALQEIENMNTMIARTLWIYIIVVLVAVAASLLIVILLASALLKAIRISVEAAERITQGDLTASIDIQRRDEIGTLAAGLRSMIARLKRIVGEIRQSAQNISLGSDEIAKSSQQLSQGATEQASNSEEISASMEQMGANIQQNADNASQTEKIAQRVAEDANQSGEAVGKTVEAMKQIAEKIGIIEEIARQTNMLALNAAIEAARAGEQGKGFAVVAAEVRRLAERSQNAAAEISELSSSSVEIAETAGELLTKLVPDIRKTAELIQEISYSSNEQKSGVEQTNSAMMQLDSITQQNASSAEELSSTSEELSSQAEGLVAMINFFTLDQDQGPSVQTPKLLPKETVSMDMEDEEEFEEF encoded by the coding sequence ATGAAACTCAAACAGCAATTTCTGCTAATCGTAGGAATTCCCATCCTCGGAATTCTTTTAATATTTGTGACAGGATACTACAGCTTTACCAGTCTGGGCAAAGAGGTTGACTTCCTTACTGCCATCCAGCAGGACCGCGCCACCCTGCTCAACGCCGACAGGGACGCCTTCCAGGGTTTTCTGGCGGAGAGAATGGCCCTGGACTCCACGGATATACAAGAACTGGAAAGCCTGGATGCGGACAACCTGGAAAACCTCGATCAGGCCTGGGAACGGGCCGTCGGCCCCTCGAAGAATTTTACCCGGGACATGGAGCCGGAGTTCGAGCGTTTCACGCAGGAATATGAAAAATGGAAAGAGAGGAGCCGGGCCATACTCAGCATAGCTGTATCGACGGCGGACGAGATGGTCCTGATCCAGGAGGCAGCGGACCGGACCTCTGCGGCCTTCGATGAAATGCGGGAACTGATCAACCTGCTGGGAGAAAACATCGACGGGCTGTTGAGCGGCAATCTGAGTGCGGCCCGCAGGCGCAGTCTGGAACAGGCCCTCTCCCTGACATTGAATGCGGACCGGGACGCCTATCAGGCCTACGTGGCCCGCCTTCGCGCACTGAGTGCGACAAGCCAGAAGGATCTTGACCTCTTTACCGGGGAGAACGAAGAGAATATCCAGCAGACCCTGGAACGCTTTACCAGCGCCGTCGATATTGTCGGCTCAGGGACAGCCCAGCTGGCACAATCCTTTTCTTCGGCTTCCGAGGCATGGATCAGGGAGAGTAACACGGTATTTTCCAAACTGCATGAGGTTTTCGACGATAAAGACGAGCAGGCACGCCTGGCTGTGGAAAGTGACGAGGCCTTCAACACCATGAGAACCTCCATAGACGTCCTGGGGAACCTGCAGGAAGAGCGGGCTCTGCAGGAAATCGAAAACATGAATACAATGATTGCCCGGACCCTCTGGATCTATATAATTGTCGTTCTTGTGGCCGTCGCGGCATCCCTGCTGATCGTCATTCTTCTTGCCTCCGCCCTGCTCAAGGCAATCCGGATCTCCGTGGAGGCGGCGGAACGCATAACCCAGGGAGACCTTACCGCAAGTATCGATATTCAGCGCAGGGACGAAATAGGGACCCTGGCCGCCGGTCTCAGATCGATGATAGCCAGACTTAAACGGATCGTCGGAGAAATCCGTCAGTCCGCCCAGAATATATCCCTGGGCAGTGACGAAATAGCCAAGAGTTCCCAGCAGCTCTCCCAGGGAGCCACCGAACAGGCCTCCAACTCCGAGGAGATCTCCGCCTCCATGGAACAGATGGGCGCCAACATTCAGCAGAACGCGGACAACGCCTCCCAGACAGAGAAGATAGCCCAGCGGGTTGCGGAGGATGCCAACCAGAGCGGAGAAGCGGTGGGTAAGACCGTGGAGGCCATGAAGCAGATTGCCGAAAAGATCGGCATCATCGAGGAAATCGCCCGGCAGACCAACATGCTTGCCCTGAATGCGGCCATAGAGGCCGCCCGGGCGGGAGAACAGGGCAAGGGCTTTGCGGTGGTTGCCGCAGAGGTCCGTCGTCTTGCCGAACGCAGCCAGAATGCCGCCGCGGAGATCAGCGAGCTCTCCTCCAGTTCCGTGGAGATCGCCGAAACCGCCGGAGAGCTGCTGACCAAGCTGGTTCCGGACATCCGGAAGACCGCGGAGCTGATCCAGGAGATCAGCTACTCCAGCAACGAGCAGAAGAGCGGGGTGGAGCAGACAAACAGCGCAATGATGCAGCTGGATTCCATAACCCAGCAGAACGCCTCCTCGGCGGAGGAACTCTCCTCCACCTCCGAGGAGCTCTCCTCCCAGGCGGAGGGTCTGGTGGCAATGATCAATTTCTTTACCCTTGACCAGGACCAGGGTCCTTCCGTTCAGACTCCCAAACTGCTGCCCAAAGAGACGGTCTCCATGGATATGGAAGACGAGGAGGAGTTTGAGGAATTCTAG
- a CDS encoding ABC transporter ATP-binding protein — protein MNAVLETQNLNKWYPLGRNMRVNVLQDIDLEIRRGEFVAIMGPSGSGKSTLLYTISGMDRASSGRVCFNGREISSLQEKELSRLRLGKMGFIFQQIHLLKNLNLLDNISLPAYAEGVRGRSEIDRRARYLMERTGIGSLAGNSVDQASGGQLQRVGICRSLINEPAVIFGDEPTGALDSGSAAEILDILKDVHSGGTTIVLVTHDSRVAARSERVLFMLDGRIQGEKKLGTFTGGNSEARARQENLNAWLAEVG, from the coding sequence ATGAATGCAGTACTTGAAACACAAAATCTGAATAAGTGGTATCCCCTGGGGAGGAATATGCGGGTGAATGTTCTCCAGGATATAGACCTCGAGATCAGGAGGGGAGAGTTTGTCGCCATAATGGGGCCCTCCGGCTCCGGTAAATCCACCCTCCTCTATACCATCAGCGGCATGGACCGGGCCAGCTCCGGCCGGGTATGCTTTAACGGGCGGGAGATCAGCAGCCTGCAGGAAAAGGAGCTCTCCCGCCTCAGGCTCGGTAAGATGGGTTTCATATTTCAGCAGATACATCTGCTGAAAAACCTGAACCTTCTGGATAATATCAGTCTGCCCGCCTATGCCGAGGGTGTGCGCGGGCGCTCTGAAATCGACCGTCGGGCCCGGTATCTGATGGAGCGTACGGGAATAGGTTCCCTGGCCGGCAACTCCGTCGATCAGGCTTCCGGGGGACAGCTGCAGAGGGTCGGTATCTGCCGAAGTCTGATCAACGAGCCGGCGGTGATCTTCGGGGATGAGCCCACGGGGGCTCTGGATTCCGGATCCGCCGCAGAGATCCTGGATATTCTCAAGGATGTGCACAGCGGCGGAACGACGATTGTACTGGTTACCCATGATTCGAGGGTGGCGGCCAGGAGTGAACGGGTGCTCTTCATGCTGGACGGACGCATACAGGGGGAAAAAAAGCTGGGTACCTTCACGGGCGGAAACAGCGAAGCCCGGGCCAGGCAGGAGAATCTGAATGCCTGGCTGGCTGAGGTCGGCTGA